In Leptospira congkakensis, the DNA window CTATGCTTTTCAATGTTCCTGGGCCCATCGTAGCCACAGATAGGCAGATGATAGACTCTCCTTCCTTATGGAAGTATCGGTATGTGTTAGTATTGTTTTCCCTACTTGGAATTTTGGTTGTTTACCAACTAGCAGTTGTATTACTCCTTAGAAAATCAATAGAACTACCTTCAGATGCTTTCCAAGGTTCGAACCTTTTCAATCCATACCAAAATTGGTCTGGAGAAGGGCAGGAAAAAATTTCCTTACATACACATTCTAATGAGGTTTGGTTCACACCCGAAAGGCACAGTGTTTCCGAGATCCAATCAGAGTACAAAAAAGAAGGATTTGCAAACGTAGCCATTACAGATTACGGACAAGTTTCTGAAACAGAAAATCCAAACTACATTCGCGGATTTGAATGGGGACAAAATTTAAAAAAACGTCATCTTCTGGCAGTAGGAATCAAAAAGTCTTTTTATGATTATTTTCCAGTGTATGCTTCTCGTGAAAATCTTAACTGGGTTATGGATCGTATGAAAAAATTAGGTGGGTATGTGATTGTACCTCATCCTAAACTATTTGATTCTTTTTCCAGAGAAGAGATCTCTTCGATCGGTGGATTTCAAGCTGTTGAAGTATATTCTCCATTTGGTGATGAAACCAAAATTTTAGATACACTTCTTAGCCAAGGGCGAAATATCCACTGTATGGCAAGTGATGACTTACATTATTTTCCTGAGACTTCCATCAAAAGATTTGATCAACCTGCTTGGAAAGATATCATTCAAACTTTGGGAAACCAAAGAGGCCGCAAAGGGGAAAGTTTCTTAAGATACATTGTCACTGCTGAGGGCAAAACGAATCAGGCTTCTGTTCTAGAAGCCTTACATTCAGGATCTTTCTATTGTGTTAAAAAATTCTTTCAAGGTGCTGAGGATCCAAAAGTTCCAAGGATTGAAGTAACAAAAAATAATACGATCGAATTGAATTCGAAAGAAAGGTATTTAGAAATTCGTTTTATTGGACAAAAGGGCGAAGTTTTGCAAGTAACCCCTGACACCAACAAAGCCACCTACCAATTTCAAGAAAAGGATTCTTATGTGCGGTTGGAGATGATTGCCCTGACTGGCTCCATTCTCTCCAACGCTATTTATCGAAACAATTAGAAGAGGACTCCTAACCTTATTTAAAGGTTAGGTTTTGGTCAGAACCATCAAAAGCATCCAAAAATGCTTTAGAAGTGGTTTCGTATTGTTTGACAGTTCCCAGTAGGGTTTGACTAGCAATGCTGGCACCAAAAGCTACATAGGTTCGATTGAACGCTTCATCCACAGACATAAAATCGGCACCCCCTACTGTTGGACTTGGGTAGTCTGTTGGAACGGCTGCAGCTGTTAGTTGGTCTGTCACATAACCATTGATATTAAAAATCCCGTAGGACAGTTGTGCCCCTGGAAAAAGGGATGTAGAAAGGTTACAGATGGACTCTGGCCTTGCTGTGCTCATGGTAAAGGTAGCTTTGGCTGTGGTTTGGAAAGGAGAGTCAAACTTTTGCATATAAGCAAGGGCATAGTAGATTTGATCACTGGAACCAGTTCCT includes these proteins:
- a CDS encoding phosphoesterase produces the protein MLFNVPGPIVATDRQMIDSPSLWKYRYVLVLFSLLGILVVYQLAVVLLLRKSIELPSDAFQGSNLFNPYQNWSGEGQEKISLHTHSNEVWFTPERHSVSEIQSEYKKEGFANVAITDYGQVSETENPNYIRGFEWGQNLKKRHLLAVGIKKSFYDYFPVYASRENLNWVMDRMKKLGGYVIVPHPKLFDSFSREEISSIGGFQAVEVYSPFGDETKILDTLLSQGRNIHCMASDDLHYFPETSIKRFDQPAWKDIIQTLGNQRGRKGESFLRYIVTAEGKTNQASVLEALHSGSFYCVKKFFQGAEDPKVPRIEVTKNNTIELNSKERYLEIRFIGQKGEVLQVTPDTNKATYQFQEKDSYVRLEMIALTGSILSNAIYRNN